Genomic window (Zonotrichia albicollis isolate bZonAlb1 chromosome 11, bZonAlb1.hap1, whole genome shotgun sequence):
CTGCTGTTTGCCTCAGAGATGTTGAGGCCTGGGACATTTCTTCCCTAACTTTGTGTTCAGGATCCCCCTGAGCAGCCCTCAGTGGGTGTTAGTGCAAGAAAtctgcctgctgtgtcacccaGTGGACTGAGCTGGAAGCTGAGGCCAAATTCtttgctgtgctccagcctTGCTCCATGATGTCACTGCTGAGGATTTCAGTTGTTGCCTGTAACATGGATATCTCTGTTCAGCTCTCCAGGGTGGGATCTGTGTTCTCACAGCCTTGCCCAGGTTGCTGCAGAGGGagcctgagctctgctgagGCCTCAGGTGCTAATGTGATGCAAATTGTGATGGTGCTGGAATGGTATCGAGGGTGTGATTACATCAAGCCAGTAGAAGTTGGGCCTCTTTCCTGCAAACAGATGCttaaaattttgtttccttACTTCATCTATAAACATCTCAAATAATAGGGCAGACTGAGAGCAAGCTTGTCACATCTTCTCTCACAGTCTAGAATTGTTTCAAGGCTCTGACCTGAGGCTTAAGGCTTACCTTAAcctgtttttgttgtgcttaACACCTGTGTATGGCAGTAGAAAtgtcctgcagctgtgctgtgatgaACATTTTCTGTTCAGTTGTGTTTGCAGGGTCCAGCTTTGTGCATAGAGTGCTCTGCTCTTTGGTGATCACTGAATTCGTAAATGCAGTTTTGCTGACCCAAATGAATCTTCAATTTGAGGATGTTTATTTTGTAATCTCCAGGGAAGTGTTTGATGTTGTCTCCCTATTTTTTCTAACAGGCCACACAAAAAGTTCAGTCTAGTAAAGACACTGCAGTCAGCCCCAGCAATGGTGACCAGGCAATCCCTGAGACCGTTGCAGAGGTGGAAGATAAAGACATTGTGAAGAATGAGGAGCCTTCAGAACATGTTGCAAATGGCAAAGGTATTTCCTTTTTTGGGCATTTGTGATAGAGAATGGGCCAGTTGGGTTGCATCCTTTGCCAGCCTCCAGACTGTGCATTTCTCTGAAGCAGAAGGAGGAATTGTTTGGCTCAGGTACATTGATTAGCTGCAGTGATTGTTCTAAATTAGAGCTTTCCACAAGAGGGAAATTCACGTTTCAGACTGAAGGGTTAGTAAGGCAGAATATCCTTTTCTTGTCTTGCAGAGAAAATCAAACCAGGAGGAGATGCAGGCATGCCTGAAATAGAAGATAATGACCCTGCTAAAGCTGAAGATACTCCCACTGGTGAGGAGAAATACTCTTCATTCTTTCACATTTGGGTCTTGGTGATGTAGATGTTGTGTGTGAACACCATGTGGTTCACAGTGAGTGCAGGCTTTTAAAATCTCTCTGTGGTAATAAAATTCAAGTGGGGTGTAAAATCAGATCATTTCTACTGTGCCTTAGAGGTTTGAATTCTCAAAATGGAATGTTTTGGATAATGCCCCTCCTGAAATTTTaccttttatattttcatttataaaattatataaaaaaaaaaataagtttacAGGATTGTTAGAGCAAGACCAGGTAAATAGTGTGTTTGTTTCACATTAATACTTTTGTCCCTGTGTTCTGTTTTAGCTTTAAAGAGGCCACTTATTTCAGCTCCTAAAAGTGAAGGTCATCAGCCTGCTATCAATCTTCCAACTGAACAGCCCCATGCTCCAAACCTGGCACCAGGTAAAATTCCTGTGAGCAGGTGAGGGGGGGGCAGTATTTTGGttacaagaagaaaaccaagcaTAAATTTCTGCAGGATCCAAGCCTGTGTTTTCACCTGGCTGAGGTACTTGGGCTGCTATTGTATGATCTCTTCTTGTATCCTCCAAACCAATAATTTCTGAGccttttgaccaatcacacctAAATTTGAGTTAGAAGTTTGAAAGATAAGTGCTTCAAGTGGACAGAGTAACTGAAATGCGTGTTCCTCCTCAGGGTACTGATTAGGGCTGCACCAGCCCCTCAGGGGTTGGTTGTTGATCTCTTGGTAGCCACAACCAGATTTTCCTGTTGCCTGCTCAgtgtcctcctgtccctgggaaCGGCTCACTTGAGGGTGACATGGAGAAGGTTTAGGGCATGAGAACTTaaagtcctgcagtgacagggtTTGGGGGAATTGCAGTTAGAAGAGAGACAAACCCAGAGAAAATAAACTCCGTGTTTGATAAGTCGCTTGAAGGTCAGAGAAGATCAGGTGATGcctgcactgcaggtggctTGTTCCAGTCCTGTCCTGCTGAAATTCTGAGCGTAACTTCCCATTTCACCGTTGTAGGTTTGCCCAGTGACAGTGATGGAAACGCTGACATTGCCAAGCAGATCCCTCCAAATTCTCTCCAGCACTTgaattttgaagaaaatgtGGACACCCAGAAGGAGCACAAGGTTGAGCCAGACCagataaaaatcccaaagagcCGAGTTAGTGACTTGCAGAAGATTAAGCAAAGTAAGTTGGCCAATATCACACACTtcagtatattaaaaaaatcccttcatttTTTATCTGTGTAAGTATCTGTGTGGAAAATGGGGACTATTGCAGAGGGTGGCTTCAGAGAGGGAGTCTGAGAAGGAATATAATGTGTTCCTGAGTAAAGGGTAGGCTTTAATGTGATGTTTTTCACATGTACATTCAGTTATTTAAAAAGATCATTTCCATATCAGAATTTAAGATGTTTTTGGAAATTACTGCATGGTTAAATTGTTTAAGTCAGAACTTTGATAGATGCAGGATGCTGATTTACTCACTTTATTACTTGACTTCAGTACACTTCTTGGACAATATTCTAGGAGTTTGGTCAAAACTGAGAAAAGTTTGGTTGTTTTAATATCACTCATAGAACTTTGTGATGGAGCAGGGACAAGTGTATTACAAATTGTCACAGAACCTGGGCAGGCCTGGCTTCCATTCTGTGTATCCTGAGGTGTGCAAGGCTCCTTATTTTATGAAAGCAGCTTCTGGAAGAAACTTCTGGAGTGAGAACTTCTCATTTCAGTGGTTGGGTTTGTTAATGGTTGTCTCTCTTCCCTGGTCATGGATGAAATGCTGGGGGTAGttggagctgggaaggaaatGTCTCCATTGTGGGCTGGGAGGGGGTACCTGCGGGTCAGGAATTGTGCCCACTTAGTCTCTTCTCTTCGGAATAACTCTGGTTGTAGCCTTTAAcagtgccatgagggagagatTTTATCATGGAAGGAAATCGCTGATCCAGGTTTGTGTAAGGGTCTGTCCTGATGCTCAGAGAGGTCCATTGGTGACAAACTCACCCCTGGTATGGAGGAGCCCAGCTGTGGCCCAGCTgtggcccagccctgctgctcccaccgTGGGCAGGTGCCTGGCTGGTGTTGGTGACTGAGGGCTGTGAagcagagggtgcagagtgGGACCGGTCAGCCTGGGGGAGAGAAGAGCCTGGGGAGACCTTAGGgtgcctgaaggggctccaggagagctggacagggactgggacaaggcatggagggacaggcacagggcagggatgggtgggagattgggaagggtgacaggggctgggatagaattcccagagcagctgtggctgcccctggattcctggcagtgcccaaggccaggctggacggggcttggagcagcctggggcagtgggaggtgtccctgccatggccggggtggcactggaggggctCACCACCCTGACTGTGCTCCCTGAGCTCAGTCTGTAGCCCTTGTGGGCCTGCTGCCTTTCCTGGGATCTCTTCATCAGCTCCAACCTTTCCTTCTGTCAACTTCAATTCATTTGTCACAGTGTCTCTGGCTACCCACGGGCTGGTTTTGCTGGAAGTTGGGTACATGCCCTTGTCTTCCATGGCTCAGTTTGGGTTTAACATGAGCAAATCCCACTGTCCTACCTGGGTTTTGTATATAATGCAGTGTCAAAAATACCAACAGGATCACTCCATTAGACATGAACAGGCAATGAATAATGTATGGAACTTTGGATTTCTAAACAGATTGTGGGTGTTTTTCTTGCTTGTTTTATGACAATACCTGAAACTGGTGCTCCTGTACATTTGAGGTGTGCTAGGTGtgattctgctgcttttccccatACAGAGAAGCAGGATGGTACTGCTTCTGTCCTAGTTTTTACATACACCTTATTCTAGGGAATAATTTTACTTCTACATCTGTCCATTTTTAAGCCTGATGTTGAAATCATGCTCCAGTTTTACTTCTCCATTAGTTCTTGCACTGGGAATCATCACCTGCCCTGGCAGCCTTGGTGCCCAGTGTGCAGGAATTGTATCACACTTTATTCCCATCTTTCCCATTTACACAGAGTCTTCCAGACCAGTGACATCTGCAGACTCAGAGCTGCTTCCCCTCAGCACTGGGCTGGAGGAGATCTCCCTGTATCCCAttaaacagcagctctgagctgacATCTCACCAGTAATCTCTCACCGTGTGCCTGGCTGATTGCCTGCTCGTTCTGTATTTCCAGCTGATTCCTGTTTTTCTTGTGCATTGTTTCAGGATCTGAAACCACTCTTAAATTTTTGTTGGGAGACGAAAATACtggatttggggcattttggaaGCGGTCACAGCTTGCTAGGGAGGCAGAGTGTAAAGCCAGCTAGAGTTTCCAAGCCGGGCAGTGAGGGCAggcctgtgctgggctccctcccgTGCCAGCAGGGCACCCTCTGCAGGGcaccagggcagcactggctggctccaGGGTGTGCAAAGTGCCAGGCCTCAGCAAATTGGCTTCTGACCCTTCCAAGAGTGAGAGCTCTTGTGCTTTTTGAGGATTCTTGTGTTGGTGCCTGTGGGCAATCCAAGGTGGAGCTGTTTGGTGCTCACTCAGCCCTTCCTGTGGAGGGAGGAGTGTGGGACAGTCAGGTGTCACGAGGGTCACACAGAGGTGTCACCTGCACTGaggtgctccaggagccttgttcaagccctgccccagccctctcccctctcccccctTTCTCTCCAGCTGGATCTGCCACAGACCCCACTGCCTCCCCTGCGATCTGCTCTCGTGTAGGATCTCCCtgtttctttcctctctgctgctgactCACTCCTTTCCTACTCCACAGGCCGGTTCTTTGATGAGAATGAATCCCCTGTGGACCCGCAGCAGGGTTCTAAACTGGCAGATTATAATGGGGATGATGGGAACGTGGGTGAGTATGAGGCAGACAAACAGGCCGAGCTGGCTTACAATGAGGAAGAGGATGGTGATGGTGGAGAAGAAGACGTCCAAGGTGAGCTTGGGCCTTACCTCCATCCCATTGTGATAAATCCATGCTGAGTTACTTGTTGAATTTGTGTAAAGCCTCTCTGGTTTAGCTGATCACAAATTGCTCAGACAGAAAAAACAAGCTTGAAATTTGGTCTCGCTCTCTGTGGGACAGCAGCAATGCAAGTCGTGAGAGAGAGGGTTTTGGCATCTCACTGCAGTTGTCTATAGCTCCTGCTAGGAAAAGCAAGAGTCCAAATTCCAGACATGGTTTTACCCAAACCCCCAGCTCTGGTCTCTGGCTGGGAGGGCTTTGGGCCTTGACATTGTTAAATTGTCAAATAGAGGAATGAAGTGGTTTgattcctgctcttgtcacACCTGCCTGGAGCTGGTGTGCAGTGAGGCCTCAGGTGGTGATTCCAGGTGTCACTTTGTGCATTATACACAGATTCAACAGGCTTGTGGTGTTCTGCTAACCCACCCTGGAGCTCCTCATCCAGTGCTGCCTAACACCTGTGTGTGCAtggccattccctgccctgcatGCAGCTCCTGCATCGCCTCCCTCGCTTGCCTCTGCCTGCCTTGTCTGCCTTCTCCATCCACTCTTGGGGGATATTTGGGACAGGCCTGCATGTCTGCAGGGTGAGGATGTTGGGTAAACAGAGAGTATTTCCAGTTAAATGGAAGTGTAAAataaagaggggggaaaaataggAAATAGGACAAAAATCCTGCAGGCCCTCCAATTTTGACCCTCATAATATAAGTTATATAAGTTAATAAGTTTTTAGCTGGAGGTTTTTCAGGCACTGTATTTAACTGGCATCTAGGCAAAGTGAATGGGCAAAGCCAGTAGAGAGCAGCTGACTGTGTGAGCATGCAGCTGAGTGCAGTGtcagcaggctgggctgggctgggctggcagttTGAAACTCGTGCACAAGAAGGAATGGGATGGACCAGAACCTGTGCCAATTGATTACCTTATCAATGGACTGCAgtgcctgctgctccagctgcaggctgcTGCGTGCCCCTCGTGCTCAGGACTCACAGGGGGTTTGTGTGTCTGGCAGGTGGtccctgggctggcagctgggcacaggggcatgcagagcagcctgctccagtAGCAGGTGTCCCTTGCCATGGCACTTTCCATGGGAGCCATGCTGGGCGCTGTGGGCAGGGAGTGCAGGGTCTCCTGTGTGTCCCTGAGCCCTCAGTGggtcctgcccagctcctcgcTGCAGGAGTTCCTGACCTGGGCTTCAGGATGCAGCTGTGGAGGTTGTGGCTGcagctgaggctgtgctgctggtgccatCCGCCTCGCTCAGTGGAGGTGCTCTGGACAGCCCTTGCTGTGAAGGAGTGTTCCAGtatccaacctgagcctcccctggcacaacctgaggccattccctcctgtcctgtcccttgttCCTTGGGAGCAGAGCCAGACCATGGGTGACTGCCacttccctgtccccatcccacagagctctgtgctgctccatcagtgaGTACCTGGCTGTGGGGTCTTGAGGGGGAGCTGGTGGCTCAGGCAGCAGGGATTGAACAGCTGCACTGACAGGGACAGCATTCCCCAGTGCCTCTTTGGAAAGGGTGGGTGTGATACAGCTCTAAATGGTGGGAAAATGTGAAACCCCAGAGACTGGGCTTGTGTAACTTGCAGTGTGAGTGGTGTTTGGAAGAACAGAGCTCTGACTGACAGTGACCCCATCAAACATTTCCATTCCAGGTGGGGTCCCTGCAAGGTCCCTGCTCTGGTGGCTTGGGATTTGAACTTGGGGAAGGTCCTTCTGCTGATGAACCCCTCTTTGTCTCTGTATAGACAGACTGGATTAAGAGCTAGGGTTATAGGGTGACTTCTGAAAGCTTCTTCCTGTGGGATCATTTGAACAGATGTGTTTCTACCTCAAACCACATTTCCCAAGCTTTGTTCTGTTGTTCCTCAATAACTTGTCGTGTTGGCTTGAGCTGTGATTTGAGTGTGGCTGGTGGAGCTTCTAGGGCAGTATTCCAGAAAGAGTGGCTATACTGATTTgtctgcagggcaggagagggCAGAATGGGGGGTTGAAGGGAGGGTGGTTATAATTGTttagggaggggaaaaaagaaacgAGAATTTCTGTCTAAAAACTGTCAGGTAAACATCACCCGGGTCTGCATCAGGCTGAGCAAAGCCTGTGGCATGTGCTGCAAAGCCACTGGATTCCACATGGCTTCTCTTGCCTCCAGGAATGTGCAGGCTTAGACTGAAATTTTCCAGGGGAAATAGCCAGTTTGGGTGATGTTCCTTGGGGCagggcagcaccagcctggctctgccctcaggcACCTGCTGAAGGGCAAGGGGATGTTTGAAGGTGGCAGCTTCTACAGTGTCTGTTAGTGATGGCTGGATGGCGGAGGGGGGTAACTCCAGGACATCCAGGTGCTGTGGTGGCACTTTCTTGTGGAACAAACCTGTGTCATGCAGTGAACTCCAGCCttttgctgctggagcagcccctcaggcccctgcctggctcccgGGGTGCTGGGTGGGAAGGGGTGCAGAGCTCCAGGtggagctgggggagctcagCTTGGATTTCCTTTGCTGTGAACAAGAGTCTTTCCTGATGAATAGCTCTGAGGTGCAGGAAAAGCTTATGAGTTGGAACAAATGGAAGTTTTAGGGTTTTTCACTTTTTGAGGGAGGGAGGCCCTTGGTAAGGAGGGGGTCCCAGTGACTTCCCTGTGCTAGTCCCTGAGGTTCCCACCCTCTGTGAATGGTGTCAGCTGTGGGCATGGCACTTGGAGCAGGGTTTAGTGGGGGAGTTTGAAAGCTTGATCGGCAGtgtcagaggcagcagctggtgtggcagtgctgcagggtctGCAGCCAGGCAGTCtgtgagctggggctgccctgcagcactcacagctgggctggacacatcctgtcactgccctggccagctcagggctgtgccctttAGCAGCGTGTCCTGGGAACTGCACTTGGGTGTTTTCTCAGTGATACCAAATCAGATCTGACCCGAGCATTTCAGTTGCGATCTAATTGCAATGTGTAATTGCAGATGACGAGGAGCGAGACCTGCAGAACGACCTGGGGGACTACAGCAAGTCCCGCCTCAGCGAGGGGGTCCTGTAGGCCCCGGGCACAGAGAGCTCAACCCAGGACCCTGAGGTGCTGCAGAACTGGACCTGTTTTACTCCAGTGTTTCCTGCTTCCAGGGAAGCTGAGGATCAAGTGCCGAGagtgctcagcagcaggaggagaggacCCCCTCTGTACATATGTACATATTTGTACTGTTGCAGGTTGTATTAAACCCACATCTTTGCTGTTACATGGAGCTGGTTACTCAGCCTGGTCCTTACCTGTAATAATCTCTACACTTAAACCCAGTCTATAAACACAGGCTGA
Coding sequences:
- the GOLM2 gene encoding protein GOLM2 isoform X1, which translates into the protein MVGFGANRRGGRLPSLVLVALLAVIAVLAFHCWNAASRQALLREELAELQSQAQRTEVARGRLERRNSDLLGKVDSHRKQLEQKEADYTHLSSQLQARDGQVKRCEDGKMKLQNNISYQMADIHRLKEQLAELRQEFIRQEDQLHEYKKNNTYLTRRLEYDSLQCGQQIKEMRLQHEENIKKLMDQIAREQKATQKVQSSKDTAVSPSNGDQAIPETVAEVEDKDIVKNEEPSEHVANGKEKIKPGGDAGMPEIEDNDPAKAEDTPTALKRPLISAPKSEGHQPAINLPTEQPHAPNLAPGLPSDSDGNADIAKQIPPNSLQHLNFEENVDTQKEHKVEPDQIKIPKSRVSDLQKIKQSRFFDENESPVDPQQGSKLADYNGDDGNVGEYEADKQAELAYNEEEDGDGGEEDVQDDEERDLQNDLGDYSKSRLSEGVL
- the GOLM2 gene encoding protein GOLM2 isoform X2, which gives rise to MVGFGANRRGGRLPSLVLVALLAVIAVLAFHCWNAASRQALLREELAELQSQAQRTEVARGRLERRNSDLLGKVDSHRKQLEQKEADYTHLSSQLQARDGQVKRCEDGKMKLQNNISYQMADIHRLKEQLAELRQEFIRQEDQLHEYKKNNTYLTRRLEYDSLQCGQQIKEMRLQHEENIKKLMDQIAREQKATQKVQSSKDTAVSPSNGDQAIPETVAEVEDKDIVKNEEPSEHVANGKEKIKPGGDAGMPEIEDNDPAKAEDTPTALKRPLISAPKSEGHQPAINLPTEQPHAPNLAPGLPSDSDGNADIAKQIPPNSLQHLNFEENVDTQKEHKVEPDQIKIPKSRVSDLQKIKQNDEERDLQNDLGDYSKSRLSEGVL